TGCTGGTATCGGTTGATAAAGGGCTGTTGGCGCTGAATAAGGCTACGTTCGGTAGCGATTACGAAAAAACAATCACCACCCGCGATGTGCAACCAAGCGTCGGTTTCGCCAGCCGGGGTTCGCTGCTGCCAGGAAAAGTGGTGGACGGGCTGCCGGTGATGGCGCTGAACGTGGACAACGTTGACGTCAATTTTTACCGCGTGAAACCGGAATCGCTGGCCGTATTTATCAGCCAGTGGGAGTACCGCAGTTCACTGTCGAACTGGGAATCTGAAACGCTACTGAAAATGGCCGACCTGGTTTATACCGGCCGTTTTGATCTCAACCCAACCCGCAACACGCGTGAAAAACTGCTGTTGCCTCTTAGCGGTATTCAGCCGTTACAGCAAACCGGCGTTTACATCGCGGTGATGAACCAGGCCGGGCATTACAACTACAGCAATGCCGCCACCTTGTTCACCCTCAGTAACATTGGCCTTTCTGCGCACCGTTACCACAACCGGCTGGATATCTTCACTCAGGGGCTGGAAAACGGCGCTGCGCTCGCGGGCATTGAAGTGATGCTGCTGAATGAGAAAGGGCAAACCCTCGCACAGGCCACCAGCGATAGCGATGGTCATGCCACGCTCAGCACCGACAAAGAAGCGGCGTTGATCCTCGCGCGCAAAGCCGGTGAAACCACGCTGCTGGATCTGAAATTACCGGCGCTGGATCTCGCCGAGTTCGCCATCGCAGGCGATCCGGGCTACAGCAAACAGTTCTTTATGTTTGGCCCGCGCGATCTCTACCGCCCTGGCGAAACGGTGATCCTTAATGGTCTGCTGCGCGACAGCGACGGTAAGCCGCTGGCAGCGCAGCCGGTAAAACTCGAAGTGGTAAAACCGGACGGGCAGGTGATTCGCACGGTGGTCAGCCAGCCGCAAAATGGGCTGTATCAGTTTACTTATCCGCTGGAAGCCAGCGCGCAAACGGGCATGTGGCACATCCGTGCAAACACCGGGGATAATCTTTCTCGTGAGTGGAGTTTTCACGTTGAAGATTTCATGCCAGAGCGTATGGCGCTGAATATTACGCCGCAACCAGAGCCTGTTGAGCCTGCCGCAGATGTAGTGTTTAACATTGATGGCCACTATCTGTATGGCGCGCCCGCCAGCGGAAACAGTCTGCAAGGCCAGCTGTTCCTTCGGCCATTGCGCGAAGCCGTTCCCGCGCTGCCGGGCTTCCAGTTTGGCGATATTGCCGAAGAGAACCTAAGCCGCAGCCTGGATGAAGTGCATCTGACGCTGGATAAACAAGGACAGGGCGAAATCACCACGCCGAGCCAGTGGCAGGATTCGCACTCGCCGTTGCAGGTGATTTTACAAGCCAGCCTGCTGGAATCAGGCGGTCGCCCGGTGACACGCCGCGCAGAACAGGCCATCTGGCCTGCGCAAGCGCTGCCGGGTATTCGTCCGCAGTTTGCCTCTAAAGCAGTGTATGACTATCGGACTGACACCACCGTGAACCAGCCGATTGTTGATGAGGGCAGCAATGCCGCTTTTGACATTGTCTATACCGATGCCAGTGGTGTGAAAAAAGCGGTCAGCGATTTGCAGGTGCGCTTGATTCGTGAACGCCGCGATTACTTCTGGAACTGGTCGGAAAGCGAAGGCTGGCAATCACAGTTTGATCAGAAAGATCTGGTCGAAGGCGAACAAAGCTTGACGCTCAAAGCAGATGAAACCGGAAAAGTCAGTTTCCCGGTAGACTGGGGTTCCTACCGCCTGGAAGTGAAAGGGCCGGATGACACCATCAGTAGCGTGCGCTTCTGGGCCGGTTACAGCTGGCAGGACAACACCGATGGCGCCGGTGCGGCAAGGCCCGATCGCGTCACCATGAAACTGGATAAACCGGCCTACAAACCGGGCGATACCATCAAATTGCACGTCACCGCGCCTGCCGCAGGAAAAGGCTACGCGATGATCGAATCCAGCGAAGGTCCGCTGTGGTGGAAAGAGATCGATGTGCCGGCAGAGGGCGTGGATCTGAGTATTCCTGTCGATCAGAAGTGGCAGCGCCACGATCTCTATATCAGCACGCTGGTGGTACGCCCTGGCGATAAATCGAAATCCGCCACGCCAAAACGCGCGGTAGGTTTATTGCACCTGCCGATGGGCGATGAGAACCGTCGCCTTGACGTGACGCTCGACGCGCCGCAAAAAATGCGCCCTAACCAACCGCTGACGGTGAAAGTCAAAGCAGCGGTTAAAAACGGCGCCACGCCAAAACAAATCAACGTGCTGCTGTCCGCCGTGGACAGCGGTGTGCTGAACATTACCGATTATGTGACGCCGGATCCGTGGCAGGGATTTTTCGGCCAGAAACGCTACGGTGCGGATATCTACGATATTTACGGTCAGGTGATTGAAGGGCAGGGACGTCTGGCGGCGCTGCGCTTTGGTGGCGATGGCGACGAGCTTAACCGCGGCGGCAAACCGCCGGTCAACCATGTCACCATTATTGCTCAGCAGGCACAGCCGGTAACGCTTGATGAAAATGGCGAAGGTACGGTGAGCTTGCCAATTGGCGATTTCAACGGCGAGCTGCGCGTAATGGCTCAAGCCTGGACGGCGGAAGACTTTGGTAGCAACGAAAGCAAAGTGATTGTTGCAGCGCCGGTGATTGCGGATCTCAATACGCCCCGTTTCCTTGGCAGTGGCGATACTTCTCGCCTGACGCTGGATCTGACTAACCTGACCGATCAACCGCAAACGCTCACTGTCGCGTTGGCGGCGAGCGGCCTGCTGGCTCTGGAAAGCGGTCAACCGGAACCGGTTAAGCTCGCGGCCGGCGAGCGCACCACGCTGTTTATCCCGGTGCGCGCGCTGGAGGGCTTTGGCGATGGCGAGATTAGTGCGCAAATCAGCGGCCTGACCTTACCGGGTGAAACGTTCGCACCGCAGCAAAAGCAGTGGAAAATCGGTGTGCGTCCCCCGTTTGCGGCACAGACTGTCAATAGCGGTGTGATGCTCAATCCGGGTGAGAGCTGGCATACACCTGGGCAACATCTTGCTAATGTTTCACCCGTGACCTTGCAAGGTCGCTTATTGCTTAGCGGCAAGCCGCCGCTGAATCTGGCGCGCTACATCGAAGAGCTGCGTGCTTATCCGTACGGCTGTCTTGAACAGACCACCAGCGGGTTGTTCCCGTCGCTTTATACCAATGCCGCGCAGTTGAAAGCGCTGGGTATCAAAGGCGACAGCGATGAGCAGCGCCGCGCAGCGGTGGATTTGGGTATCTCCCGGCTGCTGCAGATGCAGCGCGAAGATGGCGGTTTCGCGCTCTGGGACAAGAGCGGGCCGGAAGAGTACTGGTTGACGGCCTACGTCACCGACTTCCTGGTCAGCGCGTCTGCGCAGGGGTATAGCGTGCCTATGGATGCGCTAAATAACGCCAATAATCGCTTACTGCGCTATTTGCAGGATCCTGCGGCTATGTCTATTCGCTATACCGATGACGCGCCGGCAACCAAGTTCGCCGTACAAAGCTATGCCGGTCTGGTGCTGGCGCGTCAGCAGAAAGCGCCGTTAGGCGCACTGCGTGAAATCTGGCAACGTCACGAGCAGGCCAAAGCGGCGCTGCCGCTGATGCAACTAGGTGTGGCACTTAAAATGATGGGCGATGCGCAGCGCAGCGAACAAGCGTTAGCGCTGGGGCTGAAAACGTCTCGCCCGCAGTCCGGGCACTGGCTGGCGGATTACGGCAGCGAACTGCGTGATAACGCATTGATCCTGGCGCTGCTGGAAGATAACAACCTGCTGCCACAGGAGCAGCCGCGTCTGCTGGCGACGCTCGCCGAGCAGGCCTACGGTCAGCGCTGGTTGTCGACACAGGAGAGCAACGCGCTGTTTATGGCCGGGCGTAATCTGCAAAACGCCACTGGCGCGTGGCAGGCACAAACCTCTCTGGATGTAGCAGGGCTCGGCGGCGATCGTCCGCAAAGCCGCAATCTCAGTGCCGATCAACTGGGGGCATTACAGGTTACCAATAGCGGCAGCACACCGCTGTGGTTGCGTCTCGACAGTACCGGTTATCCTGAACAGGCACCTGCGCCGTCCGGGAAGGTATTAAAAATTGAGCGTACGTTCCTGGGAACCGATGGTCGCAGTAAGTCGCTTTCGTCACTGAAAAGCGGTGAACTGGTGCTGGTGCGTCTTGATGTGAACGCCAGCCAGAACGTACCGGACGCGCTGGTGGTTGATTTACTGCCCGCCGGGCTGGAACTGGAAAACCAGAACCTCGCCGATAGCAGCGCCAGTCTGCAAGATAGCGGCAGTGAAGTGCAGGATCTGCTTAATCGCATGCAACAAGTAGATATCCAGCATATGGAGTTTCGTGATGACCGATTTGTTGCTGCGGTGCCAGTAAACGCAGGGGAGTGGGTCACGCTGGTTTACCTGGCGCGCGCGGTCACACCAGGCACTTACCAGGTTCCTGCTCCGCAGGTGGAGTCAATGTATGTTCCGCAGTGGCGGGCGACCGGTGCGACCAGTGGTCCGCTGATTATCGTACCGTA
This genomic interval from Kosakonia sacchari SP1 contains the following:
- a CDS encoding alpha-2-macroglobulin family protein produces the protein MKPLRFAALTLALVTTFTLAGCDDNDKPKAASAPESKAAPAPEQKTPSAVPQDKAKLAELAARSEGKPLTLLDASEVQLDGAATLVLTFSVPLDPDQNFASTVHLVDKKSGKVDGAWELAPNLKELRLRHLEPNRELLVSVDKGLLALNKATFGSDYEKTITTRDVQPSVGFASRGSLLPGKVVDGLPVMALNVDNVDVNFYRVKPESLAVFISQWEYRSSLSNWESETLLKMADLVYTGRFDLNPTRNTREKLLLPLSGIQPLQQTGVYIAVMNQAGHYNYSNAATLFTLSNIGLSAHRYHNRLDIFTQGLENGAALAGIEVMLLNEKGQTLAQATSDSDGHATLSTDKEAALILARKAGETTLLDLKLPALDLAEFAIAGDPGYSKQFFMFGPRDLYRPGETVILNGLLRDSDGKPLAAQPVKLEVVKPDGQVIRTVVSQPQNGLYQFTYPLEASAQTGMWHIRANTGDNLSREWSFHVEDFMPERMALNITPQPEPVEPAADVVFNIDGHYLYGAPASGNSLQGQLFLRPLREAVPALPGFQFGDIAEENLSRSLDEVHLTLDKQGQGEITTPSQWQDSHSPLQVILQASLLESGGRPVTRRAEQAIWPAQALPGIRPQFASKAVYDYRTDTTVNQPIVDEGSNAAFDIVYTDASGVKKAVSDLQVRLIRERRDYFWNWSESEGWQSQFDQKDLVEGEQSLTLKADETGKVSFPVDWGSYRLEVKGPDDTISSVRFWAGYSWQDNTDGAGAARPDRVTMKLDKPAYKPGDTIKLHVTAPAAGKGYAMIESSEGPLWWKEIDVPAEGVDLSIPVDQKWQRHDLYISTLVVRPGDKSKSATPKRAVGLLHLPMGDENRRLDVTLDAPQKMRPNQPLTVKVKAAVKNGATPKQINVLLSAVDSGVLNITDYVTPDPWQGFFGQKRYGADIYDIYGQVIEGQGRLAALRFGGDGDELNRGGKPPVNHVTIIAQQAQPVTLDENGEGTVSLPIGDFNGELRVMAQAWTAEDFGSNESKVIVAAPVIADLNTPRFLGSGDTSRLTLDLTNLTDQPQTLTVALAASGLLALESGQPEPVKLAAGERTTLFIPVRALEGFGDGEISAQISGLTLPGETFAPQQKQWKIGVRPPFAAQTVNSGVMLNPGESWHTPGQHLANVSPVTLQGRLLLSGKPPLNLARYIEELRAYPYGCLEQTTSGLFPSLYTNAAQLKALGIKGDSDEQRRAAVDLGISRLLQMQREDGGFALWDKSGPEEYWLTAYVTDFLVSASAQGYSVPMDALNNANNRLLRYLQDPAAMSIRYTDDAPATKFAVQSYAGLVLARQQKAPLGALREIWQRHEQAKAALPLMQLGVALKMMGDAQRSEQALALGLKTSRPQSGHWLADYGSELRDNALILALLEDNNLLPQEQPRLLATLAEQAYGQRWLSTQESNALFMAGRNLQNATGAWQAQTSLDVAGLGGDRPQSRNLSADQLGALQVTNSGSTPLWLRLDSTGYPEQAPAPSGKVLKIERTFLGTDGRSKSLSSLKSGELVLVRLDVNASQNVPDALVVDLLPAGLELENQNLADSSASLQDSGSEVQDLLNRMQQVDIQHMEFRDDRFVAAVPVNAGEWVTLVYLARAVTPGTYQVPAPQVESMYVPQWRATGATSGPLIIVP